Proteins encoded together in one Planctomyces sp. SH-PL14 window:
- a CDS encoding glycerate kinase, with protein sequence MSVDYQERSAARLIWEAGVASVFSRPLVQDSLEALEGRLVVHGQAYPLSDKSRVLVVGAGKAGAGMAEGVEDVLSSKWFRDRLSGWVNVPADCIRPLAKIHLHAARPAGVNEPTPEGVEGSQQILEQVSQLGPDDLCLVLISGGGSALLPAPVDGLSLADKVTLTRLLSRAGATIQQLNCVRKQLSKIKGGGLARACRAPLVSLIISDVAGDPLDVISSGPTVPDSGTAAEAIQILTELIPDRRQVPDAVWAILEAKSRQSAAESASFSHVRNFVIGNNRIAVEAAAAAAAKVTRIRHGDVRILGWDQGGVAREVGTALASEAVRVQKEMPAGMGPVCLISGGEPVVRVASTGRPQKGGRNQELALAALAYLRQENVRGITVLSGGTDGEDGPTDAAGAVVDDDVLARTRELGLDPRAFLDDNNSYPFFEQTGGLLKTGPTHTNVMDLRVVYIMPPGVG encoded by the coding sequence ATGTCCGTCGACTATCAAGAGCGATCCGCGGCCCGGCTCATCTGGGAGGCGGGGGTGGCCTCGGTCTTTTCCCGGCCGCTCGTTCAAGACTCTCTTGAGGCCCTGGAGGGCCGGCTCGTCGTTCATGGTCAGGCCTATCCGCTCTCGGACAAGTCGCGCGTGCTGGTTGTCGGAGCGGGCAAGGCGGGCGCCGGGATGGCGGAAGGGGTTGAAGATGTCCTCTCATCGAAGTGGTTCCGCGACCGCCTGAGCGGCTGGGTGAACGTTCCGGCCGACTGCATCCGCCCGCTCGCGAAAATCCATCTCCACGCGGCGCGGCCGGCCGGCGTCAACGAGCCGACGCCGGAGGGAGTCGAAGGCTCGCAGCAGATCCTCGAACAGGTCTCTCAACTGGGACCGGACGACCTCTGTCTGGTGCTGATCTCGGGAGGCGGCAGCGCCCTTCTCCCCGCGCCGGTGGATGGACTGAGTCTGGCGGACAAGGTGACGCTGACGCGGCTCCTGTCGCGGGCAGGAGCCACGATCCAGCAGCTCAACTGCGTCCGCAAGCAGCTCTCGAAGATCAAAGGGGGCGGGCTCGCTCGGGCGTGCCGGGCGCCGCTCGTCAGCCTCATCATTTCCGATGTCGCCGGAGATCCGCTCGACGTCATCTCGTCGGGACCGACGGTTCCCGATTCGGGGACCGCCGCGGAAGCGATCCAGATCCTGACTGAACTCATACCGGATCGTCGCCAGGTTCCCGACGCGGTCTGGGCGATCCTCGAAGCAAAATCCCGCCAGTCCGCCGCCGAATCGGCCTCGTTCTCACACGTCCGCAACTTCGTGATCGGCAACAATCGAATTGCGGTCGAAGCCGCTGCCGCCGCGGCTGCCAAAGTCACCCGAATCCGACACGGAGACGTCCGCATCCTCGGCTGGGACCAGGGGGGTGTGGCCCGCGAGGTCGGAACAGCTCTCGCGTCCGAAGCCGTCCGGGTTCAGAAGGAAATGCCGGCGGGCATGGGCCCTGTCTGTCTCATCAGCGGCGGGGAACCAGTCGTCCGGGTCGCCAGCACGGGCCGTCCGCAGAAGGGAGGCCGCAATCAGGAACTGGCGCTCGCCGCGCTCGCTTACCTGCGGCAGGAGAACGTTCGCGGCATCACGGTGCTTTCCGGAGGAACCGACGGCGAAGACGGACCGACGGACGCCGCCGGAGCGGTGGTCGATGACGATGTCCTGGCCCGGACGCGAGAGCTCGGCCTCGATCCCCGGGCCTTTCTCGACGACAACAATTCCTATCCGTTCTTCGAGCAGACCGGCGGCCTGCTCAAGACCGGTCCGACGCACACGAACGTCATGGACCTGCGGGTCGTTTACATCATGCCGCCCGGTGTGGGCTGA
- a CDS encoding DUF4440 domain-containing protein yields the protein MSQAEVLEANRKLLTTIDKGDWAAYAELCADSITCFEPEANGHLVEGLPFHKFYFDLPGGGSPRQSSMASPFVRMLGESAAVLTYVRLVQKTGADGAPVTVASNETRVWQKTSGGWKHVHFHRTPC from the coding sequence GTGTCCCAGGCTGAAGTGCTCGAAGCGAATCGCAAGCTGCTGACGACGATCGACAAAGGAGACTGGGCGGCCTACGCCGAACTGTGCGCAGACTCGATCACCTGCTTCGAGCCCGAAGCGAACGGCCACCTCGTCGAAGGTCTCCCCTTCCACAAGTTCTACTTCGACCTCCCCGGCGGCGGCTCGCCCCGCCAGTCCTCGATGGCCTCCCCGTTCGTCCGGATGCTCGGCGAATCGGCCGCCGTCCTGACCTACGTCCGCCTCGTCCAGAAGACCGGCGCCGACGGCGCTCCGGTCACTGTCGCATCCAACGAAACCCGCGTCTGGCAGAAGACCTCCGGCGGCTGGAAGCACGTCCACTTCCACCGCACCCCCTGCTGA
- a CDS encoding DUF4332 domain-containing protein — MKIRDLRIEGFGVLSALPLHDLNEGLTVLHGPNGSGKSTLLQFIRGLFLGYSEARRLRLLPPLRGGTPGGSMVLTDPVRFTLTRHARNDLSDTLAINVSHGSPEDARRLRGTIEGLRPDLFRTLYAVGSLEAHSLGQLVDIADRDGIDLRTRRSDATWLRSQMETLQGEQSGLLSPSPQQGRIQELETERDRLRARIDVCRGEQQTRHEDHSATLRRLQEQGARLQREIDWLDQQLQTVQCDLNACHDRLWGRTSRTIRTVRRVEVEQPVAAPLVTTALPEIEELDRQIEHCRQVLRDLASSRRKLTVESASLAGAETPDDPTTFARDRAALRLLEGNLHRLDGLVEQVLDAQKIGRCLCDATQAALAGSSDSMREQVYLLCQSLNRREKESQRRMLLAQRDGVDRMELDLEARIRDLRSRRDAILTAQADTDRERIRYRSDLERVGCECDAHGRWEALAAAPVPTAVERSIVEIPEEQIVEDSTARPGDAALARELADLKDQLWLQLQGVRGRQAALIRDLARIEGRGGEFADDRALQSMQYEYSVLEQKLADSRSQWQSLALLQATLNLARRKLENEIQPPVIADASATFRRLTEERYSGFRYAPETRELYAVLSSGQQHGLSSLSRGTLDQAALSLRLALADEYARRGLRLPFIFDDVLVDTDEGRLRIAVTVLKEAAARGHQILFLTCQDHLAGLFHEMGIAVRGLHREWQPVVRGTAAEPRPVRAAEVPASIERRLTAPVMLAPSAIPAAASAPEAVSAMDEIDEPGDTISLRSQPDSPFWLQVDSPVSLIPSLGAQMGRRLGAIGIATVADLIDVDPESVDMPLSSLQVSAAQLRTWQAEGRLLCCVPGLTGRDVQLIVACGIVNPAELAEIDADVLLARALRLQDGMSPGSFEWLAPGQTFPSRESARQWIGAAHRSRTLADALDAAGWGEDDDGSDGEGDGGNGFGGDDPGPFGDDSGRGPRTLRRARRTRAGRKNRVTLRNSASRMRLRAESPGEAGGKAEPSEWRYFLQTDSPVVDAPSIGPKMAERLKELGILTVSDLIGRRAESISAGLTEAKVTARQAQDWQRQAVLMCRVPELRGHDVQILVACGVDTAEQLAGIAPATLWKQVEAFLETRDAARVLRSSTPPDLDEVTDWIRFAGHSRALRAA; from the coding sequence ATGAAAATTCGTGATCTTCGCATCGAAGGGTTTGGCGTCCTGTCCGCCCTTCCATTGCACGACCTGAACGAAGGACTGACGGTCCTTCACGGTCCGAATGGATCAGGCAAGAGCACGCTGCTGCAGTTCATCCGCGGCCTGTTCCTCGGCTACTCCGAGGCCCGCCGCCTCCGCCTCCTGCCGCCGCTTCGCGGTGGAACCCCCGGCGGCTCGATGGTCCTCACCGATCCGGTCCGCTTCACGCTCACCCGGCACGCCCGCAACGATCTTTCCGACACGCTCGCGATCAACGTCAGCCACGGCTCGCCGGAGGATGCCCGCCGGCTGCGGGGAACGATCGAGGGACTGCGGCCGGACCTGTTCCGGACGCTCTACGCTGTCGGCAGCCTGGAAGCCCACAGCCTGGGACAACTCGTCGACATTGCGGACCGGGACGGCATCGACCTGCGGACCCGCCGCTCGGATGCCACCTGGCTGCGGAGCCAGATGGAGACTCTTCAGGGGGAACAGTCGGGCCTCCTCTCCCCTTCCCCGCAACAGGGCCGGATCCAGGAGCTCGAGACGGAACGGGACCGGCTCCGCGCCCGGATCGACGTCTGTCGGGGCGAACAGCAGACCCGCCACGAGGACCACTCCGCCACGCTGCGCCGCCTCCAGGAGCAAGGGGCCCGCCTGCAGCGCGAGATCGACTGGCTCGACCAGCAGCTCCAGACGGTCCAGTGCGATCTCAATGCCTGCCACGACCGCCTGTGGGGCCGCACCTCCCGCACGATTCGGACGGTCCGCCGTGTCGAGGTCGAGCAGCCCGTCGCCGCGCCGCTCGTCACGACGGCGCTCCCGGAGATCGAAGAACTGGACCGGCAGATCGAACATTGCCGGCAGGTCCTCCGCGACCTCGCGTCGTCCCGGCGGAAGCTGACGGTCGAGTCCGCCAGCCTCGCCGGAGCCGAGACCCCGGATGATCCGACGACATTCGCTCGGGACCGCGCTGCCCTGCGGCTGCTGGAAGGGAATCTCCACAGGCTGGACGGGCTCGTCGAGCAGGTTCTCGACGCTCAGAAGATCGGCCGCTGCCTGTGCGACGCCACGCAGGCGGCGCTCGCCGGCAGTTCGGACAGCATGCGGGAGCAGGTTTACCTCCTGTGCCAGTCGCTCAATCGGCGAGAGAAGGAGTCGCAGCGGCGGATGCTCCTCGCGCAGCGCGACGGTGTCGACCGGATGGAGCTCGATCTGGAAGCCCGGATCCGCGACCTGCGGTCCCGCCGCGACGCGATCCTCACCGCGCAGGCGGACACCGATCGGGAGCGGATCCGCTATCGCAGCGACCTCGAACGCGTCGGCTGCGAGTGCGATGCCCATGGCCGCTGGGAGGCGTTGGCCGCCGCGCCGGTTCCCACGGCTGTCGAGCGGTCGATCGTCGAGATCCCCGAAGAGCAGATCGTTGAAGACTCGACGGCCCGTCCCGGCGATGCCGCACTGGCTCGCGAACTCGCCGACCTCAAAGACCAGCTCTGGCTCCAGCTCCAGGGAGTCCGGGGGCGGCAGGCGGCGCTGATTCGGGATCTCGCTCGAATCGAAGGCCGCGGCGGCGAGTTCGCCGACGACCGCGCGCTGCAGAGCATGCAGTACGAATACTCGGTCCTTGAGCAGAAGCTGGCGGACTCCCGCTCGCAGTGGCAGTCGCTGGCCCTCCTCCAGGCGACCCTCAACCTCGCGCGGCGGAAGCTGGAGAACGAAATCCAGCCGCCGGTCATTGCCGACGCCTCCGCCACGTTCCGCCGTCTGACCGAGGAGCGCTACAGCGGCTTCCGGTACGCACCCGAGACCCGCGAGCTCTACGCCGTCCTGTCGAGCGGCCAGCAGCACGGGCTTTCCTCGCTCAGCCGGGGGACGCTCGATCAGGCTGCGCTGTCGCTGCGGCTCGCCCTCGCCGACGAGTACGCCCGCCGGGGGCTGCGGTTGCCGTTCATTTTCGACGATGTCCTTGTCGACACGGACGAAGGACGGCTCCGCATCGCCGTGACCGTCCTCAAGGAGGCGGCCGCCCGCGGGCATCAGATCCTCTTCCTCACCTGCCAGGACCACCTCGCGGGGCTGTTCCACGAGATGGGGATTGCCGTCCGCGGTCTGCATCGGGAGTGGCAGCCGGTTGTCCGCGGCACCGCCGCGGAACCCCGTCCTGTCCGCGCAGCGGAGGTTCCGGCCTCCATCGAGCGAAGATTGACCGCGCCCGTCATGCTCGCACCGAGTGCGATCCCGGCCGCCGCTTCGGCTCCCGAGGCCGTCTCGGCCATGGACGAGATCGATGAGCCGGGCGACACCATCTCTCTCCGGAGTCAGCCCGACAGCCCGTTCTGGCTCCAGGTCGATTCCCCCGTCAGCTTGATTCCGTCTCTCGGCGCCCAGATGGGCCGCCGGCTCGGCGCGATTGGCATCGCCACCGTGGCCGATCTGATCGACGTCGATCCCGAGTCGGTCGACATGCCTCTCAGCAGCCTCCAGGTTTCGGCGGCGCAGCTTCGCACGTGGCAGGCGGAAGGCCGCCTTCTCTGCTGCGTCCCGGGACTGACGGGGCGTGATGTCCAGCTGATCGTCGCCTGCGGTATCGTCAACCCCGCCGAGCTCGCCGAGATCGACGCGGACGTTCTTCTGGCGCGGGCCCTCCGGCTGCAGGATGGGATGTCGCCTGGCTCGTTTGAATGGCTGGCGCCCGGACAGACGTTCCCGTCGCGGGAATCGGCCCGTCAGTGGATTGGCGCTGCCCATCGCTCCCGCACTCTGGCTGACGCCCTCGATGCCGCCGGATGGGGAGAGGATGACGACGGCTCGGACGGCGAAGGGGACGGGGGAAACGGCTTTGGCGGTGATGATCCCGGTCCCTTCGGGGATGACTCCGGGCGCGGTCCACGGACGTTGCGGCGGGCTCGCCGGACGCGCGCCGGACGAAAGAACCGTGTCACCCTGAGGAACTCCGCTTCGCGGATGCGGCTTCGTGCCGAGTCGCCCGGCGAAGCGGGGGGCAAGGCGGAGCCCTCGGAATGGCGGTACTTCCTGCAGACCGACAGTCCCGTCGTCGACGCGCCTTCGATTGGTCCCAAGATGGCGGAGCGGCTGAAGGAACTTGGGATTCTGACGGTGTCGGACCTGATCGGGCGTCGGGCGGAGTCGATTTCGGCGGGACTCACGGAGGCCAAGGTGACCGCGCGGCAGGCTCAGGACTGGCAGCGGCAGGCGGTGCTGATGTGCCGGGTCCCCGAGCTGCGGGGGCACGATGTGCAGATCCTGGTCGCGTGCGGCGTCGATACGGCGGAGCAACTGGCGGGGATCGCTCCTGCGACGTTGTGGAAGCAGGTCGAGGCCTTCCTGGAGACTCGTGACGCCGCGCGAGTGCTGCGTTCGTCGACGCCGCCGGATCTGGACGAGGTGACAGACTGGATCCGTTTCGCGGGGCATTCACGGGCATTGCGGGCTGCGTGA
- a CDS encoding HEAT repeat domain-containing protein encodes MPSFPREYTARVLLTVGLLLLASTATHAQLRQRYQVLRVPPDAEPAPSPPTLEQRLDEVARREAIETGKPADRAAIAARISPLLGRINLWTPNVYPANEPRYLLLDLVFVNPTGQPGTLKPRDAVLRVGGKEFRATDLGSLKSYGVQFMSGESFSPVELVSEKMLPATLPVPAKGERLVRWVFGGLPRSRNVPEMVLRVSLDDRILEINLNALDRARLGLRAEAIGPRKCLALIELRGELDTVNVADLVKYLEDAPAQGATRAVIHGTQAPGWLSDHMKTWFQFGRTGATSQTFSTMPTLPAAIGELHLVVPPTGPGESAADDPEQDLINAEAMELAEENTGSQIHESLSDAVQEALRTSLEALPPEQLVREIESGHRLARAAALAQGGSRLGPELIGVVNEYVDGNDDLLKSAGLVALGEIRDPRAVARLEKTLVEGPPRLARIAMESLASSRFEEFHQALTRNLDKPIAVPASEAIEVLAAFAHPAWNDRLLKHCEDKSAEIRLAALRAVRRIGHPQLLQVLKRLVHDPDERVRVEAFNILVDRTDPEAESIAMEICLERLKDTKASDADMQNVYGLLYRTRDLRAVPPLLDRMATMKQGRSQIIGLLGLIGGSDVIDRLIRDYDKLTVEEKGAVLSLLSEQQSRAGRELAIREIQGTDTNLREIGLRYLASTADPQLLPLLRQRLKSSVPREEVGSYLNTLYQVGGPEAREILQSLRASVEGDLRMEAGQMLANLYARSPAYQFLEGAQQKGSGNEKQDHERMVEVATIALEMDPLLPYAWASRGNAFLWLNKLDEAERDFGRSVELDGESANALTGVAIVQVRRGKVDEGLKVLDRVRDEYRQNHLYLYNAACAYGRAVEQVEKEPASPERDAKLKKYQDEGLSHLRKAIDAGFEEFSLMKVDPDIATLRALPEYKTKIAGESEAGGEKEKDAPM; translated from the coding sequence ATGCCGTCGTTCCCTCGCGAATACACCGCGCGCGTGCTCTTGACCGTCGGACTGCTGCTCCTGGCGAGCACGGCCACCCACGCCCAGCTCCGACAGCGCTATCAGGTCCTCCGCGTCCCACCGGACGCCGAACCGGCCCCCAGCCCCCCGACACTCGAACAGCGCCTCGACGAAGTCGCCCGCCGGGAAGCGATCGAAACCGGCAAACCGGCCGACCGGGCCGCCATCGCCGCCCGGATCTCCCCCCTCCTCGGACGCATCAACCTCTGGACGCCCAACGTCTATCCCGCCAATGAGCCGCGGTACCTGCTCCTCGACCTCGTCTTCGTCAACCCAACCGGCCAGCCCGGCACCCTGAAGCCCCGCGACGCCGTCCTCCGCGTCGGCGGCAAGGAGTTCCGAGCCACGGACCTCGGCTCGCTCAAGAGCTACGGCGTCCAGTTCATGAGCGGCGAGTCCTTCAGCCCCGTCGAGCTCGTCTCCGAAAAGATGCTTCCCGCCACGCTCCCCGTCCCGGCCAAGGGAGAGCGGCTGGTCCGATGGGTCTTCGGCGGCCTCCCCCGCAGCCGCAACGTTCCCGAGATGGTCCTCCGCGTCTCGCTCGACGACAGGATCCTCGAAATCAATCTCAACGCCCTCGACCGGGCGCGGCTCGGACTGCGGGCGGAGGCGATCGGCCCGCGGAAGTGCCTCGCGCTCATCGAACTCCGCGGCGAGCTCGACACGGTCAACGTCGCGGATCTGGTCAAGTACCTCGAAGACGCCCCCGCCCAGGGGGCCACCCGGGCCGTCATCCACGGGACTCAGGCCCCCGGCTGGCTCAGCGACCACATGAAGACGTGGTTCCAGTTCGGACGGACCGGAGCGACATCGCAGACATTCAGCACGATGCCGACCCTCCCCGCGGCGATCGGCGAGCTGCACCTCGTCGTCCCCCCGACCGGCCCCGGCGAATCAGCGGCGGACGATCCCGAACAGGACCTCATCAACGCCGAGGCGATGGAACTCGCGGAAGAGAACACCGGCAGCCAGATCCACGAGTCTCTCTCCGACGCGGTCCAGGAAGCGCTCCGGACCTCCCTGGAGGCCCTGCCGCCGGAACAGCTCGTCCGGGAGATCGAATCGGGACACCGGCTGGCCCGGGCGGCCGCGCTCGCCCAGGGAGGAAGCCGGCTGGGACCGGAGCTGATCGGCGTCGTCAACGAGTACGTCGACGGGAATGACGATCTGCTCAAGTCGGCCGGACTCGTGGCGCTCGGTGAGATCCGCGATCCGCGAGCAGTCGCAAGGCTGGAGAAGACCCTCGTCGAAGGACCGCCGCGGCTCGCCCGCATCGCCATGGAAAGCCTCGCCTCCTCGCGGTTCGAGGAGTTCCACCAGGCCCTCACCCGGAACCTCGACAAGCCGATCGCCGTCCCCGCGAGCGAAGCGATCGAAGTCCTGGCCGCCTTCGCCCACCCCGCCTGGAATGACCGGCTCCTCAAGCATTGCGAGGACAAGAGCGCGGAGATCCGGCTCGCCGCGCTCCGCGCGGTGCGGCGGATCGGCCACCCGCAGCTGCTGCAGGTCCTCAAACGGCTGGTCCACGATCCCGATGAACGGGTGCGGGTCGAAGCGTTCAACATCCTCGTCGACCGGACCGATCCCGAGGCGGAATCGATCGCCATGGAGATCTGCCTGGAACGGCTGAAGGACACCAAGGCGTCCGACGCCGACATGCAGAACGTCTACGGACTCCTCTACCGGACCCGCGACCTGCGGGCCGTGCCGCCGCTGCTCGACCGGATGGCGACGATGAAGCAGGGACGGTCGCAGATCATCGGTCTCCTGGGACTGATCGGCGGCAGCGACGTCATCGACCGTCTCATTCGCGATTACGACAAGCTGACGGTCGAAGAGAAGGGGGCCGTCCTTTCGCTCCTCTCCGAGCAGCAGTCGCGGGCGGGGCGGGAGCTGGCGATTCGCGAGATCCAGGGAACGGACACGAACCTTCGAGAGATCGGTCTGCGATACCTGGCCTCCACGGCCGACCCACAGCTCCTGCCTCTCCTGCGGCAGCGCCTCAAGTCCTCGGTACCGCGCGAGGAGGTGGGCTCCTACCTCAACACGCTCTACCAGGTCGGCGGTCCCGAGGCGCGGGAGATTCTGCAGTCCCTGCGGGCGAGTGTCGAAGGGGACCTGCGGATGGAGGCCGGGCAAATGCTGGCCAACCTCTACGCCCGCTCCCCCGCCTATCAGTTCCTGGAGGGAGCCCAGCAGAAGGGGAGCGGGAACGAGAAGCAGGATCATGAGCGGATGGTGGAAGTCGCCACGATCGCCCTGGAAATGGATCCGCTGCTGCCGTACGCCTGGGCCAGCCGCGGGAACGCCTTCCTGTGGTTGAACAAACTCGACGAAGCGGAGCGGGACTTCGGACGGTCGGTCGAGCTCGACGGCGAGAGCGCCAACGCCCTGACGGGTGTCGCGATCGTGCAGGTCCGTCGAGGAAAGGTCGACGAGGGACTCAAGGTGCTGGACCGCGTCCGCGACGAGTACCGGCAGAATCACCTCTATCTCTACAACGCGGCCTGCGCCTACGGCCGGGCCGTCGAGCAGGTCGAGAAGGAGCCGGCGTCCCCCGAGCGCGATGCCAAGCTCAAGAAGTACCAGGACGAAGGACTCTCACATCTCCGCAAGGCGATCGACGCCGGCTTCGAGGAGTTCTCCCTCATGAAAGTCGACCCGGACATCGCCACACTGCGGGCCCTTCCGGAATACAAGACGAAGATCGCCGGCGAGAGCGAGGCGGGGGGCGAGAAGGAAAAGGATGCTCCCATGTGA
- the arfB gene encoding alternative ribosome rescue aminoacyl-tRNA hydrolase ArfB: protein MSADLFPPELVQDDHLIVSERIRIPLAALEFQYSRSGGPGGQNVNKVSSRVQMRWPVVSAELPDEVRARLVAVNRNRITKDGDLLLVSQLYRDQLRNRVECLVRLQELVRAALVAPRARKKSKPTRGSKERRLKEKRQGAERRAARRVDHGD, encoded by the coding sequence ATGTCGGCCGATCTCTTTCCACCGGAGCTGGTCCAGGACGATCACCTGATCGTTTCGGAGAGGATCCGCATTCCGCTGGCGGCGCTGGAGTTTCAATACTCTCGGAGCGGCGGGCCGGGGGGACAAAACGTCAACAAGGTCAGCTCGCGGGTCCAGATGCGGTGGCCCGTCGTCTCCGCCGAACTCCCCGACGAGGTCCGGGCCCGTCTGGTTGCCGTGAACCGCAACCGGATCACGAAAGACGGCGACCTGCTCCTCGTCAGTCAGCTCTATCGCGACCAGCTTCGTAACCGCGTGGAGTGCCTCGTTCGACTTCAGGAACTCGTGCGGGCCGCGCTCGTCGCTCCCCGCGCCCGCAAGAAGTCGAAACCGACGCGGGGGTCAAAGGAGCGGCGGCTCAAGGAAAAGCGACAGGGGGCCGAACGGCGAGCCGCCCGCCGAGTCGACCACGGGGACTGA